The Rosa rugosa chromosome 3, drRosRugo1.1, whole genome shotgun sequence sequence CGTTGAAAGGTCAGAGTCTTGCGTGGactctttgacatttcaacGCGTCCTACGTGGAGTgggttgaaaagtcaaaagtatttgtcgaaccaaattatgacatcaacaATTGGCTGCTGTTGTGAGAGCATTTCTCCACTTGCACACCTTGTCCCTTTTTTGTCTTTGAATCTCTCTTCAAGAACTGCAAATGCATCTGCATAAGTCCGTTTCTGCTGCCGTACATCTGAAGGATCAATGTCATAGAAAACGGGTACAACAAGCTGTCCATATGCTTCTTTACATTTTAGTATATGCACAAGTTCATCTAAGCACCATCGAGAAGAAGCATAGTGTTTTGAGAAAATGATTATCGAAAGCTTGGATTGCTCGATTGCTGTCGATAAGGCAGGTCCAATTTCATCTCCACTCTCAAGCGACTTATCATCCATGTAGGTAAGGATTTGTTTCCGCTTCAAAGCAGCATAGAGATGGCTGATAAATTTAAGACGGGCCTCACCTCTGAAACTAAGAAAGAGATCATACTTTTGTTGAGGGAGAACATCAGCAGCCgtagaagaagaagcagccatATTCATAACCTGTATATTCATATTCAGAGGACTAGGATATAAATAAGCTAGCTAATAACTCATATACCAGACTTTCTACTATAGATAAAACAGAAGAGTGTCGACTAATAAGTTGGTTGATGAAAATTCTGCAAGCTAGGGTAAGTGAGTGGGATTAATTACCTCTAATTAAGAAACAACAAATTGCAGAAAGATTGAGAAGTTCAACTAGCAAGATCAATTCGTAAACAGCAAGTTTCGGTTTCCAGAGAGATTTTTAGCAAGGATTGATTGAAAAGTTGCAGAAAGCCAATCTGCAAAGATCAAATTTTGGCAGTGGTAGTTGTATGGTGTGTATTGTATTTGAGTGCGCTATTTAATCGACTGGAAAGTGGTATAGTAAACGGACCCCTGACCTTGACTTTCCACCGAAATAATCAATGAACAATGGAGAAAACGGAGATGGAGCTTAATTTCCTGGTAGATTCGAAGAACCTCTCTGGTCCCCTTCTAGCTAGTGTGAACTGTGAAGTTGTATGGTAGGTGAGACTGAAGGGTATGGTAGGGACTAGGGACTGCTATTCATGAGGTTTTTACTAACTTGGACTCTTGGATGGAGGAGTCATTTCATGGATTTCCTAGGATTTCATGAGTTCTTGAACGCTGTCGATATTTCggtatcacttttttttttgttaaaaaattataagaaaagaaaaaggtacaaaaaataaaaataaaaaaaaacaaactcaaGAAATTCTCAGAGCATCTTTTTAAAATACGTTTATCAAACCTGTTCTTTTGATACAACTATGTATGCTTTTAAAGTCTAAACTACACGTTAAGTAAATTTTTATACCAAACATTTGATGATAGGAAAACAACACAAATCAAAGGAAACAAATGAGAAAGAAACTTTCATAGTTAATTGTTGACCACTCCCTTACATGTTATCAATGTATGTAATATCTTAAACTGTTACTCAACCTTACACCCACTCCACAAAAGTCTTTCAAAGAAATACAGAAGAAAGAGTATAGTCCTATAATCATAAGAATTTCCAAATACGGAATCTATTTTATTCATGTTTCAAGATTCAAAGTTTGATTTTAGCTTGCCATGTTGTTGAGagttttcttatttttattaaaGTTTCAAGAACAAATACATACAATGGTAATTTTGTATTAATATCTAATGATATGAGTATTTATTTTGCAAGTATAATAGAAGATGTTGAGTTCGTCTCACAGACTATTTCATGACCAGATTACCCTTGGGAAACAATGAGTTAAAATTAAAACGCAATGGGCAATTTCGACCTTGAAACCTGGACAATCTCTCCGCGTGGCGTTGTCGACGCGGTCTTTTTCCGCTGGCGCGCGGTGAAACTTCCCAAGTTCCAACGGACTTCCTTCTAGAAGAAAGCTGACGCCAGCGACTACTATTTACTCGAAGCCTTACACCCCTTTTTTGATCCGAATCATAACGACGACTCAGACTCAGACTCCCTCACCCAGAGATGGCCAAACGGTGTGGATTGACATTGACGGCGTTTTTGGTTCTGGGTTTGTTTTTCTCTTGCTGTTTCTCGGAAACCAATCACCCCCAGACGAATAAGAAGTCGGCCCACTTGGACAGCTTTGGTTCTTCTGCCGTTTTCCCTCTTCACGGAAATGTCTATCCTCTTGGGTATGTATTTCATCTTTTGCGCCTCTTCGCTTTTTAattcatttatatattttttttgttttgtttttaattcaCTGTTTGCACGAGCAAATCCTTGTTGAATTTATGTCATTGGTGAGTGGAATGGATATGGGTTCTTGGAGCTGGTTGGGATTAAAGCTTAATCTTTGATATAttgtttattattttgttaaagTTGGTTTCTTTTTTTGAGGGGTTTCTTGACCAACCTTTGACTCCATTTTGTATTGTTGGATTCTTTATCAGTTCTTGgattctgtttttctttttcatttacaGTTTTGGGATTATGGGTTTGCTTGTTTTTGCTGAGCAGATGGCTTTTCGAATGGTTAGAGTAGTGTTTCTGTGCTTAACTTTTGGAGACCCTTTTTCGCTTTTTTATTGTCTGATGGCTTTTGTTACCTGAACTTGATCACAATCCCTTCTCTCTGTCCTGTCAGAAGTTTGATCTCTTATAAGGGTGCATATTGGAAAGTTTTGATCTTTCCTTGGTCACTTTAGAAAAGGGGCAAAGTTTCCAGTCCCCaccccctttttcttttctttatttaggtctttttcttttctttattagaTGGAATTGCATGGT is a genomic window containing:
- the LOC133737865 gene encoding TMV resistance protein N-like, whose translation is MAASSSTAADVLPQQKYDLFLSFRGEARLKFISHLYAALKRKQILTYMDDKSLESGDEIGPALSTAIEQSKLSIIIFSKHYASSRWCLDELVHILKCKEAYGQLVVPVFYDIDPSDVRQQKRTYADAFAVLEERFKDKKGTRCASGEMLSQQQPIVDVIIWFDKYF